Proteins encoded together in one Vicia villosa cultivar HV-30 ecotype Madison, WI unplaced genomic scaffold, Vvil1.0 ctg.003324F_1_1, whole genome shotgun sequence window:
- the LOC131640791 gene encoding uncharacterized acetyltransferase At3g50280-like, translating to MSSVQVLSTTIIQAPNHNLNGSNHHTIDLNPWDLQLLPFGYNQMSFVYRQSIKSDILNQIQHLKHSFSSALDFFHVFAGRLKITQHEDNTISCSIKCNNEGALFVHAAAKYIIVENILEPTHLSPVHHSLFVMNGVKNYQGTSHPLLAVQVTELDDGIFIGITTNHVVGDGTLFSNFYNLWAKISRGSVEISKTPIFKRWFPKGIECPIRLPLKIDSQNNLNEKKLNPPERIFHFTKENIAKLKSKANLEAGTKKISSLQALLTHIWRSFTRSQKLDDQTDVSFSVDISVRSRLNPPLHENYFGNAIIECLVKMKAGELLDDGGLGKGALKMNKMISLHTDEKIRSHYEKWLIEPSFYVTPDDVSHNNGLVIAYSPRFDVYGNDFGWGKPVGVRSGGADKREGKVNVFGGVEEGSMELEVCLPNEILEAMSHDLEFMNVVS from the coding sequence ATGAGTTCTGTCCAAGTTCTTTCCACCACAATAATTCAAGCACCAAATCACAACCTCAATGGCTCAAATCATCATACAATCGATCTAAACCCATGGGATCTACAACTCCTCCCATTTGGATATAACCAAATGAGCTTTGTCTATCGTCAATCAATCAAATCAGATATATTAAACCAAATCCAACACCTTAAACACTCTTTTTCATCTGCACTTGATTTTTTCCACGTTTTTGCTGGTCGTCTTAAAATCACACAACATGAAGATAACACCATCTCTTGTTCTATCAAGTGCAATAACGAAGGTGCACTCTTTGTTCATGCTGCAGCAAAATATATTATTGTGGAAAATATTCTTGAGCCAACTCATCTTTCTCCTGTTCATCACTCACTTTTTGTAATGAACGGAGTCAAAAACTATCAAGGAACATCACATCCATTACTTGCAGTTCAAGTAACAGAGTTAGATGATGGCATATTTATTGGAATCACAACCAACCATGTGGTTGGTGATGGTACTTTGTTTtccaatttttataatttatgggCAAAAATCTCAAGAGGTTCTGTTGAAATATCCAAAACTCCAATATTTAAACGATGGTTTCCTAAAGGTATTGAATGTCCTATTCGACTTCCTCTCAAAATAGATTCACAAAATAATCTTAATGAAAAAAAACTCAACCCACCAGAGAGAATATTTCATTTCACAAAAGAGAATATTGCAAAACTAAAATCCAAAGCTAATTTAGAGGCTGGTACAAAGAAAATATCTTCTTTGCAAGCACTTTTAACTCACATTTGGCGATCTTTTACACGTTCCCAAAAACTTGACGATCAAACAGATGTGAGTTTTTCAGTTGATATAAGCGTTAGATCAAGACTGAATCCTCCTTTGCATGAGAATTATTTTGGTAATGCTATAATAGAATGTTTGGTTAAAATGAAAGCTGGTGAATTGTTGGATGATGGTGGACTTGGTAAGGGTGCATTGAAGATGAATAAGATGATTTCTTTGCACactgatgaaaagataagaagtCACTATGAAAAGTGGTTAATAGAACCGAGTTTTTATGTTACACCTGATGATGTGTCCCATAATAATGGTTTGGTGATTGCTTATTCACCTAGGTTTGATGTTTATGGTAATGATTTTGGTTGGGGAAAACCTGTGGGAGTTCGAAGTGGTGGTGCAGATAAACGAGAAGGAAAGGTTAATGTGTTTGGAGGTGTAGAAGAAGGTAGTATGGAACTTGAAGTGTGTCTTCCTAATGAAATCTTAGAAGCAATGTCACATGATCTTGAGTTTATGAATGTTGTGTCTTGA